A single genomic interval of Granulicella tundricola MP5ACTX9 harbors:
- a CDS encoding type II and III secretion system protein, producing the protein MKQPAHSRSDFATRRRSVCLTVIAAAALASTSAFSQAPSVKPDPRKAEQAYLAGAILIDHRDFAAAQSQFAKAVQLNPTRQDYTLALAVARESRVSNLIQQAAKARMDNQADRSDRLLAEARAVDPGSDLVLQRIQAPQQPMTHVEPAQSKDMLFAPPLQIAAAAGVHDLHLRGDVKQVLSQVASTYGIKAVYDADLVSQQIRFDLDAVTYTQAMPILLRMAHLFAVPIDSKTLFVVKDSQEARQKYERQAEETIFVPGSTQEQLNELVNIIKNVFDVKQIAIQQNSSSLVVRAPEPTLKAVNYTIADLVDGNAQVVMELKLYTVDKTRTRNLGLTTPNSVGGFSVAAEAQGIVSANQSVIQQAISQGLFTPSGNAATDTITEAIYLIASGLATDAKLSGLLTLVGGGLTTAGIYVGSNPTLNFALDTSDTRALDDITVRSGDRQTTTLKVGSKYPITTSTYSSGVSAATSSALAGVTVGGVSASSLLNQYLGASSQTIPQIQYEDIGITLKTTPTVLKSGLITMHIDLKIEALTGQSANNIPVLTSRVFTSDVTCPEGSTAMMLSQLSSQESAAVSGIPGLAELPGFQTSVADRITERDSSELVMMVTPHLVRRRSNTLAGPRIAFQTSVPQEN; encoded by the coding sequence ATGAAGCAGCCAGCACATTCTCGAAGCGACTTTGCAACTCGACGCCGTTCCGTCTGTCTGACCGTCATCGCCGCTGCCGCCCTCGCGTCGACCTCAGCCTTCTCACAAGCCCCGAGCGTCAAGCCCGACCCACGCAAGGCGGAGCAAGCGTACCTGGCCGGGGCGATCCTGATCGACCATCGGGACTTTGCCGCCGCTCAGAGCCAGTTTGCCAAGGCCGTCCAGCTCAATCCCACCCGCCAGGATTACACCCTGGCCCTGGCCGTCGCCCGGGAAAGCCGAGTCTCGAATCTCATTCAGCAAGCGGCCAAGGCACGCATGGACAACCAGGCCGACCGCTCAGACAGACTGCTGGCGGAGGCTCGTGCAGTCGATCCCGGCAGCGACCTTGTGCTGCAGCGCATTCAAGCGCCTCAGCAGCCCATGACCCACGTGGAGCCCGCACAGTCAAAGGACATGCTCTTTGCCCCTCCGCTGCAGATTGCGGCCGCAGCCGGCGTCCACGATCTCCACCTACGCGGCGATGTGAAGCAGGTCCTGAGCCAGGTCGCCTCCACCTACGGCATCAAGGCCGTCTACGACGCCGACCTGGTCAGCCAACAGATACGCTTCGATCTCGACGCAGTTACCTATACCCAGGCCATGCCAATCCTGCTGCGCATGGCCCACCTCTTCGCCGTGCCTATCGATTCCAAAACGCTCTTCGTCGTCAAGGATTCGCAGGAGGCCCGCCAGAAGTACGAGCGTCAGGCTGAGGAGACCATCTTCGTTCCCGGCAGCACGCAGGAGCAGCTCAACGAGCTCGTCAACATCATCAAGAACGTCTTTGACGTGAAGCAGATTGCGATCCAGCAGAACTCCTCCAGCCTGGTTGTACGCGCACCGGAGCCGACGCTTAAAGCGGTCAACTACACCATCGCTGATCTCGTCGACGGCAACGCGCAGGTTGTGATGGAGTTGAAACTCTACACGGTCGATAAGACCCGCACCCGCAATCTTGGCCTGACTACACCAAATTCGGTGGGCGGCTTCTCCGTTGCAGCCGAAGCGCAGGGTATCGTCAGCGCCAACCAGAGCGTGATCCAGCAAGCAATCTCGCAGGGTCTCTTCACGCCCTCAGGCAACGCCGCGACGGATACCATCACGGAGGCCATCTACCTGATCGCGTCCGGCCTTGCCACCGACGCCAAGCTCAGCGGCCTACTTACGTTGGTGGGCGGTGGGCTTACGACGGCGGGCATTTATGTAGGCTCGAACCCTACGCTGAACTTCGCGCTCGACACCTCGGACACGCGTGCGCTGGATGACATCACTGTTCGCTCCGGCGACCGGCAGACTACGACGCTGAAAGTCGGCTCCAAGTATCCCATCACGACATCGACTTACTCCAGCGGAGTATCGGCTGCCACCTCCTCGGCACTGGCCGGTGTTACGGTGGGTGGGGTCAGCGCCTCTTCCCTCCTGAACCAATACCTCGGTGCGAGTTCCCAGACCATTCCGCAGATTCAGTATGAAGACATCGGCATCACCCTCAAGACGACACCCACCGTGCTGAAGTCCGGCCTGATCACCATGCACATCGACCTGAAGATCGAAGCCCTCACCGGCCAGAGCGCCAACAACATCCCTGTCCTTACCAGCCGCGTCTTTACCTCGGACGTGACCTGCCCTGAGGGCAGCACGGCCATGATGCTCTCACAACTCTCCAGCCAGGAATCGGCGGCGGTCAGCGGAATTCCCGGCCTGGCAGAACTCCCCGGCTTCCAAACGTCAGTCGCAGACCGCATCACCGAGCGCGACTCATCCGAGCTCGTCATGATGGTGACCCCGCATCTCGTGCGCCGCCGGTCGAATACGCTCGCGGGGCCGCGTATCGCTTTCCAGACATCGGTACCCCAGGAAAATTAG
- a CDS encoding helix-turn-helix domain-containing protein, which produces MKRELDALITQMHSAGVSYTEAVRQFKRRYLLEVLAQHKGNQCKAAEELGMHRNTLSRTLAELDMDTAQIRSGMRRPPMSERPRTLPSVANLTKIR; this is translated from the coding sequence TTGAAGCGCGAACTCGATGCCTTGATCACACAGATGCACTCGGCGGGTGTCTCCTACACGGAGGCCGTCCGTCAATTCAAGCGCCGTTATCTCCTCGAGGTTCTCGCGCAGCACAAAGGCAACCAGTGTAAGGCAGCGGAAGAGCTGGGGATGCACCGCAATACGCTCTCCCGGACCCTGGCCGAGCTCGACATGGACACCGCGCAGATCCGCAGCGGCATGCGCCGTCCGCCCATGAGCGAACGCCCACGCACCCTGCCGTCCGTAGCCAATCTAACCAAGATCCGATAG
- a CDS encoding phosphoribosylaminoimidazolesuccinocarboxamide synthase, which produces MESSALLTTDLGALPLLARGKVRDIYAVSPDPASDLLFIASDRLSAFDHVLGSGIPDKGRILTQLSLFWFDFVKDVVPNHLITADVSEFPASLQPFKAQLEGRTMLVKRAQMFPVECVVRGYLSGSGWKDYQATQAICGIPLPAGLRESDKLPEPIFTPAAKINTGGHDENISFATVIETIGAEHANALRELSLAIYAKASAHAATRGVILADTKFEFGLIDGQITLADEVLTPDSSRYWPASQYAPGGPTPSFDKQYVRDYLESIHWNKQAPAPSLPPEVVTNTREKYLQAFHLISGRDTL; this is translated from the coding sequence ATGGAATCCTCCGCGCTTCTCACCACCGACCTCGGCGCACTGCCACTGCTAGCCCGCGGCAAAGTCCGCGACATCTACGCCGTCTCGCCTGACCCCGCCTCAGACCTGCTCTTCATCGCCTCGGACCGCCTCTCCGCTTTCGACCACGTCCTCGGCTCCGGCATCCCGGACAAGGGCCGCATCCTCACCCAGCTCTCCCTCTTCTGGTTCGACTTCGTCAAGGATGTCGTCCCCAACCACCTCATCACCGCCGACGTCTCCGAGTTCCCTGCCAGCCTCCAGCCCTTCAAGGCCCAACTGGAAGGCCGCACCATGCTGGTCAAGCGCGCCCAGATGTTCCCCGTCGAGTGCGTCGTCCGCGGCTACCTCTCCGGCTCCGGCTGGAAGGACTACCAGGCGACCCAGGCCATCTGCGGCATACCCCTCCCGGCCGGCCTCCGCGAATCCGACAAACTGCCCGAGCCGATCTTCACCCCCGCCGCCAAGATCAACACCGGCGGACACGACGAGAACATCTCCTTCGCCACCGTCATCGAGACCATCGGCGCAGAGCACGCCAACGCCCTCCGCGAGCTATCCCTGGCCATCTACGCCAAGGCCTCCGCCCACGCCGCCACCCGCGGCGTCATCCTGGCCGACACCAAGTTCGAGTTCGGCCTCATCGACGGCCAGATCACGCTCGCCGACGAGGTCCTCACCCCCGACTCCTCCCGCTACTGGCCCGCCTCCCAGTACGCCCCCGGCGGCCCCACCCCGTCGTTCGACAAGCAGTACGTACGCGACTACCTCGAGTCGATCCACTGGAACAAGCAGGCCCCCGCCCCGTCATTACCTCCTGAGGTAGTAACGAACACGCGAGAAAAATATCTTCAGGCCTTCCATCTCATCTCGGGCCGCGATACGCTCTAG
- a CDS encoding ATP-binding protein, producing MHSKLIISVTRWFSAAIGLGGIVFFFHVVLQVNPTTVALTLLLFIHSLASRWGLRYAVVISFAAGACYNYFFLPPVGHFIISDPQNIVALLVFLITSIFASRMSERIREESKEARASKAELEILYRLSRALLQTDEFVQLTKTVPNAVAVATGAQAVLFFLLDGNRIYRFGSDWTPHLSEDALKELSHAPGIISSAGAQEAMIPLRSGVRPRGILIIRGLTLSHQSLDALGGLVSIALDRSNAIDEVSRTEAAKENERLRALMLDSITHELGAPLAFIDRSLDSLLAQGLEPAESRALLGSVQGESNRLSRLVAQAVEMAKFDTQELRMTFVPQSMEEMINDAIQTAEDVLKGHPVQVTLAPRLPSVQADSIWVGRLLTKLLQNAAKYSPDDAPIFITAEQDGRFVTCSIADRGIGIEPIEQSFIFDKFLRSGNREQRSSGTGLGLAICRTIVEAHGGKIEVSSQPGRGSVFSFTLRV from the coding sequence GTGCACTCGAAACTGATTATCTCCGTCACTCGCTGGTTCAGTGCTGCGATCGGCCTGGGAGGAATTGTCTTCTTCTTCCACGTCGTGCTCCAGGTGAATCCTACTACGGTAGCGCTGACACTTTTACTGTTTATCCACTCTCTTGCCTCTCGCTGGGGATTGAGGTACGCAGTGGTCATCTCTTTCGCAGCCGGAGCATGCTATAACTATTTTTTTCTGCCACCGGTCGGCCACTTCATTATCTCTGACCCTCAAAACATTGTTGCTCTACTGGTCTTCCTCATCACTTCAATCTTTGCGAGCCGCATGTCTGAACGCATCCGGGAAGAATCCAAAGAAGCGCGAGCCAGCAAGGCGGAACTTGAGATCTTATATCGCCTCAGCAGGGCGTTACTACAAACCGATGAGTTTGTTCAGCTTACGAAGACTGTCCCCAATGCAGTCGCGGTTGCGACCGGCGCACAAGCGGTGCTCTTCTTCCTCTTGGACGGGAATCGGATCTATCGTTTTGGATCCGACTGGACGCCACACCTTTCGGAAGACGCTCTCAAGGAGCTTTCACACGCACCCGGCATTATCTCTTCCGCAGGCGCACAGGAGGCGATGATCCCTCTCCGTAGCGGGGTTCGTCCAAGGGGCATACTGATCATTCGCGGCCTGACTCTCTCCCATCAGAGCCTCGATGCCCTTGGAGGACTTGTATCGATCGCTCTTGATCGATCGAACGCCATCGATGAGGTCTCTCGCACTGAGGCTGCGAAGGAGAACGAACGCCTCCGGGCCCTCATGCTCGATTCGATCACCCATGAACTCGGGGCGCCATTGGCTTTCATTGATAGGTCTCTGGATAGTTTGCTGGCTCAGGGACTTGAACCTGCGGAGTCTCGTGCCCTTCTCGGCTCCGTACAGGGCGAAAGTAACCGGCTCAGCCGCCTCGTCGCACAGGCGGTGGAGATGGCAAAGTTCGATACGCAGGAACTCCGTATGACCTTTGTGCCCCAGAGCATGGAAGAAATGATCAATGACGCAATTCAGACTGCCGAGGATGTGCTCAAAGGGCATCCTGTACAAGTCACGCTTGCTCCCCGGCTTCCCAGTGTTCAGGCCGACTCTATCTGGGTCGGGCGGCTCCTTACAAAACTTCTTCAGAATGCAGCCAAATACTCTCCAGACGACGCTCCGATCTTTATCACCGCAGAGCAGGATGGTCGTTTCGTCACCTGCAGTATTGCGGACCGAGGCATCGGCATTGAACCGATAGAACAATCTTTCATCTTCGACAAATTCCTTCGTTCCGGCAATCGAGAGCAACGTTCATCAGGCACTGGTTTAGGTCTGGCGATCTGCCGCACGATCGTAGAGGCCCACGGAGGCAAGATCGAAGTGAGCAGTCAGCCGGGAAGAGGCTCTGTTTTTTCGTTTACCCTGCGAGTCTGA
- a CDS encoding SDR family NAD(P)-dependent oxidoreductase — MDKLKGKVAVITAATSGMALATAKLFVEEGAYVFITGRRQDKLDEAIKIIGKNVTGVQGDASNLADLDRLYETVKREKGKIDILFASAGFGEFAKLEEVTEEHFDKTFDLNVRGTLFTVQKALPLISDDGSVFLNGSIASIKGFPTFGVYSASKAAIRSFARTWLLELKERRIRVNILSPGTIDTPILDPLGDEAKAFFKSQIPRGEMGRPEEIATVALFLASSDSSFVNGVELFVDGGTAQV, encoded by the coding sequence ATGGATAAGCTCAAAGGAAAAGTAGCCGTTATCACCGCCGCCACGTCCGGGATGGCGCTCGCCACCGCAAAGTTGTTTGTCGAAGAGGGTGCGTACGTGTTCATCACGGGCCGCCGCCAGGACAAACTGGATGAGGCGATCAAGATCATCGGCAAGAACGTCACGGGCGTGCAGGGCGATGCATCCAACTTGGCTGATCTAGATCGCCTGTATGAGACGGTGAAGCGCGAGAAGGGCAAGATCGACATTCTGTTTGCCAGCGCCGGGTTCGGCGAGTTCGCGAAGCTGGAAGAGGTTACGGAAGAGCACTTCGACAAGACCTTCGACCTGAATGTGCGGGGAACGCTGTTCACCGTGCAGAAGGCGCTGCCGTTGATCAGCGACGACGGCTCGGTCTTCCTGAATGGCTCGATTGCGAGCATCAAGGGCTTCCCGACGTTCGGCGTATACAGCGCGAGCAAGGCTGCGATCCGCTCGTTTGCGCGCACATGGCTGCTGGAGTTGAAGGAGCGCCGTATTCGCGTGAACATCCTCAGCCCGGGCACGATCGACACACCGATTCTCGATCCGCTGGGGGATGAGGCGAAGGCGTTCTTCAAGTCGCAGATCCCGCGCGGCGAGATGGGACGGCCGGAGGAGATTGCGACCGTTGCGCTGTTCCTGGCGTCCAGCGATTCCAGCTTCGTGAATGGCGTTGAGTTATTTGTCGATGGTGGTACGGCGCAGGTCTAA
- a CDS encoding CatA-like O-acetyltransferase — protein MQHFENGSGQKIDLETWNRRATFQLFKDYSEPYHGVCLRVDCTATYRFARQNHISVFLSLVHRSLLAANQVENFRTRIVDGTAWHYDQINAGSAVGRANGTIGFGHYPFHPRMEDFVREGSVELERVRQREDLERYPDANLIRYSVLPWFDFTAISHAHDVSRKDSAPHITFGKITESNGRAAMPVSIHVHHALADGLHVAQFVEKFEQALADPAAEVF, from the coding sequence ATGCAGCATTTTGAAAACGGCAGCGGGCAGAAGATCGATCTGGAAACATGGAACCGCCGCGCTACCTTCCAACTCTTCAAGGATTACTCCGAGCCTTATCACGGCGTATGTCTCCGCGTCGACTGCACGGCGACCTATCGTTTTGCGCGGCAGAATCACATCTCCGTCTTCTTATCGCTGGTGCATCGTTCGCTCCTTGCAGCCAACCAGGTAGAAAATTTCAGAACACGCATCGTTGACGGCACCGCCTGGCACTACGATCAGATCAACGCCGGCAGCGCAGTCGGACGCGCGAACGGCACCATCGGTTTCGGGCACTATCCGTTTCATCCACGCATGGAAGACTTTGTGCGGGAAGGAAGTGTCGAACTGGAACGGGTGCGCCAACGGGAAGACCTTGAACGTTATCCTGACGCCAATCTGATACGTTACTCCGTGCTTCCCTGGTTCGACTTCACCGCAATCTCGCATGCCCACGACGTCTCCCGCAAAGACTCCGCCCCACACATCACCTTCGGCAAGATCACGGAATCAAATGGTCGCGCCGCGATGCCCGTATCGATTCACGTGCATCATGCTCTCGCAGACGGACTGCATGTCGCGCAGTTCGTTGAGAAATTCGAACAGGCTCTCGCTGACCCGGCCGCCGAAGTTTTTTAG
- a CDS encoding CvpA family protein — MQLPPTTSYNPFDWFLVVILVISTIAAFMRGLIRSLLSLVGFILAIVVASWNYLSFASYLGRWILNFTVAEIIAYLTILIVITIAFSMLANLLRKTASAVGLGFLDRLLGAAFGVLRGFLAGVAAMMAIAAFSPNSEWVKNSQLTPYFLEGAHAVSFVVPPRFEQQIAQGATHLLQQTPDLLKSHPRKNDRD; from the coding sequence ATGCAACTGCCGCCCACCACCTCGTACAACCCGTTCGACTGGTTCCTCGTCGTGATCCTCGTCATCTCGACGATCGCGGCGTTCATGCGCGGCCTGATCCGTTCCCTGCTGTCGCTGGTCGGTTTCATCCTCGCCATCGTGGTCGCCAGTTGGAACTACCTCTCCTTCGCCTCGTACCTGGGCCGCTGGATACTCAACTTCACCGTGGCGGAGATCATCGCCTACCTGACGATCCTGATCGTCATCACCATCGCCTTCTCCATGCTGGCCAATCTCCTGCGCAAGACGGCTTCGGCGGTCGGTCTGGGCTTCCTGGACCGCCTGCTGGGGGCCGCCTTCGGCGTCCTCCGCGGCTTTCTGGCCGGGGTGGCCGCCATGATGGCCATCGCCGCCTTTTCCCCGAATTCGGAGTGGGTCAAGAATTCTCAGCTCACTCCCTATTTCCTTGAAGGGGCGCATGCGGTATCCTTCGTTGTGCCCCCGCGTTTTGAGCAGCAGATCGCTCAGGGCGCCACGCACCTCCTACAACAGACTCCGGACCTCTTAAAGTCACACCCCCGCAAGAATGATCGGGATTAA
- a CDS encoding lactate racemase domain-containing protein yields the protein MKEVDFAFGKDGIQVKLHEGPSYMLVESRSAQPLADPLQALDHALDFPVAGPSLLTLAEGKKTAAISICDITRPAPNWMTLPPLLKRLHAAGIPVEGVTILIATGLHRPATTDEIRRIVGEDIAAKYRIVNHDAKDFDQHLSLGTTSRGTPVYIDSRFMQADLHITLGFIEQHLMLGFSGGRKLVAPGVASQETIKVIHSPRFMREPNATEGHTSDNPLHLELLEIARMVRHDFMLDVTLTKTREISGVFAGEPVQAHAAGVRFLQHTSLEKLPKLADVVITSAAGYPLDLTFYQIVKGITAAQHIAKPGGKILILAECSEGAGSPEFAHKLENYPGHQQFLDEVHTAKVEVDQWQLEKLALTGLTHELYFFTPGVPAAHAGALRDRVFTSVDLAVDAVLSDLTPGADVALIPEGPYVYARVDPTA from the coding sequence ATGAAGGAAGTGGATTTCGCGTTTGGGAAAGATGGCATCCAGGTGAAGCTTCATGAGGGTCCCAGCTACATGCTCGTGGAAAGCCGCAGCGCCCAGCCTCTTGCTGACCCGCTCCAGGCTCTGGACCATGCGCTCGACTTCCCTGTCGCCGGCCCCTCTCTGCTGACGCTTGCCGAAGGCAAGAAGACCGCGGCCATCTCCATCTGCGACATCACCCGCCCTGCGCCGAACTGGATGACGCTTCCCCCTCTGCTCAAGCGCCTCCATGCTGCGGGCATCCCCGTGGAGGGCGTCACCATCCTCATCGCGACCGGCCTGCATCGCCCAGCGACAACCGATGAGATCCGCAGGATCGTCGGAGAGGACATTGCGGCGAAGTACCGGATCGTCAACCATGACGCCAAGGACTTCGACCAGCACCTGTCCCTGGGAACGACATCCCGGGGCACCCCTGTTTATATCGACAGCAGGTTCATGCAAGCCGACCTGCACATCACGCTCGGCTTCATCGAGCAGCACCTCATGCTCGGCTTCTCAGGCGGACGTAAACTGGTCGCCCCCGGGGTGGCATCCCAGGAGACCATCAAGGTCATCCATTCACCGCGCTTCATGCGCGAGCCCAACGCAACCGAAGGCCATACCTCCGACAATCCTTTGCATCTTGAGCTCCTCGAAATCGCCCGCATGGTCCGTCATGATTTCATGCTCGATGTCACCCTTACGAAAACTCGTGAGATCTCCGGAGTCTTTGCGGGCGAGCCCGTGCAGGCTCACGCAGCCGGCGTCCGCTTCCTGCAACACACGTCGCTGGAGAAGCTTCCAAAGCTTGCGGACGTAGTCATCACCAGCGCGGCTGGTTATCCGCTGGACCTCACCTTCTACCAGATCGTCAAAGGAATCACGGCAGCGCAGCATATCGCAAAACCCGGAGGCAAAATCCTGATCCTGGCAGAGTGCTCTGAGGGCGCCGGCTCTCCGGAGTTCGCTCACAAGCTTGAGAACTATCCGGGTCACCAGCAATTTCTTGACGAGGTCCACACAGCTAAGGTCGAAGTCGACCAATGGCAACTGGAGAAACTTGCTCTCACCGGCCTCACTCACGAGCTGTACTTCTTCACCCCGGGCGTACCCGCAGCCCACGCCGGCGCACTCCGTGATCGTGTCTTCACGAGCGTCGACCTTGCCGTAGACGCTGTGCTGTCGGATCTCACTCCCGGCGCAGACGTAGCCCTCATTCCCGAAGGTCCCTATGTCTACGCACGTGTAGACCCCACTGCCTGA
- a CDS encoding HAD-IIIC family phosphatase, translating to MIDLDFCSADELLLRRRSLRRELSAVDGLQELRIAVLGGSTTDQIVTTLEIFLLAAGFQPVFHQSEYGRYYDDAVYDPQTLIDFRPNLVYIHTSCRNVRNLPPLNCTESQLPGYVETELNRFKEIWDSLDARVGCQVIQNNFEMPPHAILGNMDAVAAGGENRFLMELNVAFAREATRRPRLLLQDVHGISAKVGLRNWFDWTLFFNFKLLLQPAANLELARSLNAMIQAIYGKSRKVLVLDLDNTLWGGTIGDDGVDKILIGRETPQAEAYTAFQEYCLSLRNRGILLAICSKNDEDIAKAGFSHPDSILKLEHISCFKANWEPKHENIALIAKELNLGVDSFVFVDDNPAERAIVQAQIPGVAVPDIGNDVTHYAEVIQAARYFEPASLSREDRERAALYASNLQRADQAATFNNYGEYLDSLDMSAEIDSFKPVYLERIAQLTNKTNQFNLTSRRYTLAEMEVAMRDRNTIALYGKLSDRFGDNGLISIVLGRRDGDTVHIDLWLMSCRVLKRSMETAMLDALAERALGMGVKVVRGNYLPTAKNSMVADHYSRLGFQPCPQPSLPEGATAWQLNLTGYVRKNSHIRVLEYTHV from the coding sequence ATGATTGATCTGGACTTCTGCTCTGCTGACGAACTTTTGCTCCGTCGCAGATCTCTGCGGCGCGAGCTTTCGGCGGTCGATGGCCTTCAAGAGCTACGCATCGCAGTGCTTGGCGGATCGACGACGGATCAGATCGTGACGACCCTTGAGATCTTTCTGCTCGCTGCCGGCTTCCAGCCGGTCTTCCATCAAAGCGAGTACGGTCGCTACTACGACGACGCGGTTTACGATCCGCAAACCCTGATCGACTTCAGGCCTAACCTGGTCTACATCCATACCTCCTGCCGCAACGTCCGCAATCTCCCTCCGCTCAATTGCACAGAATCCCAGCTACCCGGATATGTGGAGACAGAGTTGAACCGCTTCAAAGAGATCTGGGACTCGCTGGATGCTCGGGTCGGCTGCCAGGTGATTCAGAACAACTTTGAGATGCCACCCCACGCCATCCTCGGAAATATGGACGCCGTTGCGGCTGGCGGTGAGAATCGTTTCCTGATGGAGCTCAATGTAGCCTTTGCACGCGAGGCCACACGCCGGCCCAGGCTGCTGCTTCAGGATGTCCATGGTATCTCCGCAAAGGTCGGTCTGCGGAACTGGTTTGACTGGACCCTTTTCTTCAACTTCAAGCTCTTACTGCAACCGGCTGCCAATCTGGAACTCGCACGCTCACTGAATGCCATGATTCAAGCCATCTATGGCAAGAGCCGCAAAGTATTGGTCCTTGACCTGGACAACACGCTTTGGGGTGGAACCATCGGCGACGATGGCGTTGACAAGATCCTGATCGGCCGCGAGACGCCCCAAGCCGAGGCCTACACCGCCTTCCAGGAGTACTGCCTCTCTCTAAGAAATCGCGGCATCCTGTTGGCTATCTGCTCAAAGAATGATGAAGACATTGCGAAGGCTGGCTTCTCGCATCCGGATTCCATCCTGAAGCTCGAGCATATCTCCTGCTTCAAGGCTAACTGGGAGCCCAAGCACGAGAACATCGCGCTCATCGCGAAGGAACTCAATCTGGGCGTCGACAGCTTCGTCTTTGTAGACGACAACCCTGCAGAGCGGGCAATCGTCCAGGCACAGATACCGGGTGTTGCAGTGCCAGACATCGGCAACGACGTCACTCACTATGCCGAGGTGATCCAGGCCGCACGCTACTTCGAGCCTGCATCTCTCTCCAGAGAAGACCGCGAGCGGGCAGCCCTGTATGCGAGCAACTTGCAGCGCGCCGACCAAGCGGCCACATTCAATAACTATGGCGAGTATCTTGATTCTCTCGATATGTCTGCCGAGATAGACAGTTTCAAGCCAGTGTATTTGGAGCGAATCGCCCAACTCACCAACAAGACCAACCAGTTCAACCTCACCTCTCGCCGCTACACCTTGGCAGAGATGGAGGTTGCCATGCGTGACCGGAACACCATTGCCCTGTACGGCAAGCTGAGTGACCGCTTTGGCGATAACGGCCTGATCTCCATCGTGCTTGGCCGACGAGACGGTGATACCGTGCACATCGATCTCTGGCTGATGAGTTGTCGCGTCCTCAAGCGGTCCATGGAGACAGCCATGCTTGACGCCCTCGCTGAGCGTGCTCTTGGCATGGGAGTCAAAGTGGTCCGTGGCAACTATCTGCCCACGGCGAAGAACAGCATGGTGGCCGATCACTACAGCCGCCTTGGTTTCCAACCATGCCCTCAACCCAGTCTGCCTGAAGGTGCTACTGCCTGGCAGCTGAACCTTACCGGCTATGTCCGGAAAAATTCGCACATCCGGGTCCTGGAGTACACGCATGTTTGA
- a CDS encoding DUF4357 domain-containing protein — protein MSKKLENVTNPPRPSLSEAAQANMEQFVDYVLTILPAIRVDGFVVRTRAEPRIQVLPTTVAPKPTAKFLFKLANGQVDASAELENGEFVIQAGSVGRAEWIGVKHNYQNLFDEVIESGVYVSDGMQRRFIKSYAFSSPSAAGAVLSGRATAGPKAWVLTTNPKKTYKEWEAEQLSIADAS, from the coding sequence TTGTCGAAGAAGCTCGAAAATGTAACTAACCCTCCCAGACCTTCGCTTTCAGAAGCAGCGCAAGCCAATATGGAGCAATTCGTTGATTACGTTCTCACCATTCTTCCGGCAATCCGTGTAGACGGATTTGTAGTCAGAACACGAGCAGAGCCGCGCATTCAGGTCTTGCCGACCACTGTAGCCCCTAAACCTACAGCAAAGTTTCTGTTTAAACTAGCCAACGGACAGGTAGACGCATCCGCTGAGCTCGAAAACGGCGAATTCGTCATACAAGCTGGTTCAGTAGGTCGAGCCGAATGGATCGGAGTGAAACACAACTACCAGAATCTATTTGACGAGGTCATTGAGAGTGGAGTCTATGTCTCTGATGGGATGCAACGACGCTTCATCAAATCGTATGCATTCAGTAGTCCGAGTGCTGCAGGGGCAGTTCTTAGCGGAAGAGCGACTGCAGGGCCTAAAGCCTGGGTGCTGACTACAAATCCCAAAAAAACTTATAAAGAATGGGAAGCGGAGCAACTTTCAATTGCAGATGCTTCATAA